One genomic segment of Hevea brasiliensis isolate MT/VB/25A 57/8 chromosome 3, ASM3005281v1, whole genome shotgun sequence includes these proteins:
- the LOC131178453 gene encoding secreted RxLR effector protein 161-like produces the protein MLNKFQMKDCNPCSTPAKTGLKLVKDFQGRRVENTLHKQIMGSLMYLTATRPDIMHAVSLISRFMECPKEMHLLDAKRILRYLQGTADYGIKYKNGEKSELFGFTDSDYAGDLDDRKSTSGYVFMMGFGAVSWSSKKQSIVTFSTTEAEFIAASLCTC, from the coding sequence ATGTTAAATAAGTTTCAAATGAAAGATTGCAATCCTTGTAGTACACCAGCAAAAACAGGCTTGAAGCTTGTCAAAGATTTTCAAGGTAGAAGGGTTGAGAACACACTTCACAAGCAAATTATGGGAAGCCTGATGTATTTAACCGCAACGAGGCCAGACATAATGCATGCCGTAAGTCTCATCAGCAGATTCATGGAGTGTCCAAAAGAGATGCATCTCTTAGATGCAAAACGAATCCTTAGATACTTGCAAGGTACAGCTGATTATGGAATCAAGTATAAGAATGGAGAAAAATCAGAGTTGTTTGGCTTTACAGATAGCGATTACGCTGGAGATCTGGATGATAGAAAAAGCACATCTGGTTATGTCTTCATGATGGGGTTTGGAGCAGTGTCATGGTCATCAAAGAAACAATCAATTGTCACCTTCTCAACAACTGAAGCTGAATTCATAGCTGCAAGTTTGTGTACTTGTTAA
- the LOC110639270 gene encoding uncharacterized protein LOC110639270 produces MVIPPPVKWPPRVTEFLKPYILKMHFTNKYVSAQVMHSPTATVACSASSQEKALRSSMENTRDVAAAAKIGKILGERLLLNDIPAVSVFLKREQRYHGKLKAVIDSVREAGVKLL; encoded by the coding sequence ATGGTTATTCCACCACCAGTTAAGTGGCCACCTAGAGTCACAGAGTTTCTGAAACCTTATATCCTGAAGATGCACTTCACAAACAAATATGTGAGTGCCCAAGTTATGCACTCACCAACTGCCACAGTAGCATGTTCTGCAAGCTCACAAGAGAAGGCCTTGAGGTCGAGCATGGAGAATACTCGAGATGTAGCAGCTGCAGCCAAAATTGGGAAAATACTCGGGGAGCGCCTGCTGCTCAATGACATACCTGCTGTTTCTGTTTTCCTGAAAAGAGAACAGAGATATCATGGAAAGTTGAAAGCTGTGATTGATTCTGTGAGAGAAGCTGGTGTCAAACTCCTATAA
- the LOC110639308 gene encoding dormancy-associated protein homolog 3: MGLLDQLWDETVAGPRPDNGLGKLRKHSTFNFRSSSGKESDGRNARSYGEDASEEVTRVTRSIMIVKPPGYQNGSPPVSPAGSTPPVSPFSGGKESFRFRRRSISDAYEKASEVGPRSPPRPYDV; encoded by the exons ATGGGTCTTCTTGACCAGCTGTGGGACGAAACCGTTGCGGGGCCTCGACCGGATAACGGCCTCGGCAAGCTGCGGAAGCATTCCACCTTCAACTTTCGGTCATCCTCCGGCAAGG AATCCGATGGTCGAAACGCGAGATCGTACGGTGAGGATGCATCAGAGGAGGTGACGAGAGTTACGCGCAGTATCATGATAGTAAAACCGCCTGGGTACCAGAACGGTTCTCCACCGGTTTCACCCGCCGGCTCTACTCCTCCGGTATCCCCCTTTTCTG GAGGCAAAGAGTCCTTTCGGTTTCGAAGAAGATCAATATCGGATGCATACGAGAAGGCAAGCGAGGTTGGACCCAGGAGTCCTCCTCGTCCTTACGACGTGTGA